In Tachysurus vachellii isolate PV-2020 chromosome 12, HZAU_Pvac_v1, whole genome shotgun sequence, the following are encoded in one genomic region:
- the kank1a gene encoding KN motif and ankyrin repeat domain-containing protein 1a isoform X2, with translation MHKKDGGDKEPAAPYCLETPYGYQIDLDFLKYVDDIERGNTIKKLNIQRKPKVTRSVPPPQSGHAEWASTDSLSSSNSDESKQSPVFFATRKQLASIGQIAQVNEAPQAFVNILEAKQQQLPPPSPHLPRHNLQVEKTLMETRRRLEQERLLMQPPATEVPRRRLASFGGMGSSSSLSSYGGSYGASQISPNSNSLQYNGHLVNGEYNLYVTSSMGSSIRHSPLSSGMTTPVTNISPLHLQNIRDQMLVALKRLKELEEQVKTIPILQVKISVLQEEKRQLVSQIKNSKLPGQVQSGGFRKRSYSVGSADQYETVAQLQSGSELQIVESENVEQSSQRLQEFQQLTAEVQALEKNIQDTSMESEHALQQIQHSTNQNVLQRQWSRECKSIAVGADENMNDVVIYRKLPGHRKDVAVGTEQETRSAGVGVTEAMLGMSTEAEAEIELQHQTIEALKEKIYRLEVQLKETTHEMEMGKLKLELQVAGSRKKLDKGSLARPEMYSTSVEAKVSTMSQGVGNHSESYDISTGHVAQTHTVAVCCKPEIRHFAVGPDLTMDRWVVQEHVEVQDKCVGTDVIMCHQKVGVEISKCEVGVNTKLAVESLDLLKTKSELVKKFKSIGCGDCTVDVPVNPIKEMLSRGTATDTVCKMDSAVMILPTVFSQHTNTEVNTVDNFTNTENIVLTDSCINTQQNSEDKQTSTAPLETRTVAVGDGLVKDVQTTIKSRSIAVGTTAQGETTEKVTWSKTKEIGVGLTSIDENFLVGLKTRSIACGPFQPLNQEVEKSVAVGQMITAETPISQNKAGTHFDLDHYIERVQKLLQEQQMLLAENYSELADAFGPPQQSHFNTINSELVTTLSSINSVMKYGSIEDLPNMDLLSLQAESGNVRKDFQNASSPLVSSELEVTHTESVCAEGTVTREERAAAQKSHMDQQMSTALHGSQNTLKSIMKKKDGRQGTNSTKKNLQFVGVNGGYESTSSDDSSSEESSSSGSEGEEEETERLEKNIKERRNDQFSNERAEDVKRDVEGPGQENQETRERYDLSEKMLSACYVLKTHLSDPKALSSKDVRTCMNTVQHEWFRVSSQKTAVAAMVEDYLNTFRNISPTLLQHVVNMADGNGNTALHYSVSHSNFHIVKKLLDADVCNVNQQNKAGYTPIMLAALAAVEAPKDMRVVEELFSKGDVNAKASQAGQTGLMLAVSHGRMDMVKALLACGADVNIQDDEGSTALMCASEHGHVEIVKLLLAQPGCDATLHDNDESTALSIALEAGHKDIAVLLYAHVNFSKAQSPGTPRLGRKTSPSPTRRGMFD, from the exons ATGCACA AAAAGGATGGTGGTGACAAGGAACCTGCTGCCCCCTATTGTTTGGAAACCCCATATGGTTATCAGATAGACTTGGACTTCCTCAAGTATGTCGATGACATAGAAAGGGGCAACACCATCAAGAAGCTGAACATTCAGAGAAAGCCAAAAGTGACCAGGTCTGTACCACCTCCCCAGTCTGGACACGCTGAATGGGCTTCTACAGACTCTCTGTCCTCATCCAACAGTGATGAAAGCAAGCAGTCACCAGTCTTCTTTGCAACTCGGAAACAGCTAGCCTCCATAGGCCAAATTGCGCAAGTCAATGAAGCCCCCCAGGCCTTTGTGAACATTCTTGAGGCCAAGCAGCAGCAGCTGCCTCCACCTTCACCCCATCTCCCTCGCCACAACCTCCAGGTGGAGAAAACACTAATGGAGACTCGGAGGCGGCTAGAACAGGAGCGGCTACTCATGCAGCCACCAGCAACTGAGGTACCCCGTCGGCGTCTGGCCAGTTTCGGGGGAATGGGCTCCAGTAGCTCCTTGTCATCCTATGGTGGCTCATATGGGGCAAGCCAAATCTCACCTAATTCAAATTCTCTTCAGTATAATGGACATCTGGTCAATGGTGAATACAATCTTTATGTAACTTCCTCCATGGGCAGCTCAATACGTCACAGCCCATTGAGCTCAGGTATGACCACACCAGTAACTAACATCAGTCCCTTGCACCTTCAGAATATCCGTGACCAGATGCTAGTGGCTCTGAAACGACTTAAAGAGCTTGAGGAGCAGGTGAAAACCATCCCAATCCTTCAAGTTAAAATCTCAGTTTTGCAGGAGGAAAAGAGACAGCTAGTGTCGCAGATAAAGAACTCAAAACTACCTGGGCAGGTACAATCCGGAGGCTTTCGGAAGCGATCCTACAGTGTAGGAAGTGCGGACCAATATGAAACTGTGGCTCAGCTTCAGTCCGGTTCTGAGTTGCAAATTGTCGAATCCGAAAATGTAGAACAGAGCTCACAACGGCTACAGGAGTTTCAGCAACTGACAGCCGAGGTACAGGCTTTAGAGAAAAACATCCAGGACACCAGCATGGAGTCAGAGCATGCATTACAACAAATACAGCACAGTACAAACCAAAATGTTTTGCAAAGACAATGGAGCCGTGAGTGTAAATCCATTGCTGTTGGTGCAGATGAGAACATGAATGATGTAGTAATCTACAGAAAGTTGCCAGGACATAGAAAAGATGTTGCTGTAGGGACTGAGCAGGAAACAAGGAGTGCAGGAGTTGGGGTGACTGAGGCCATGCTGGGCATGAGTACTGAGGCCGAGGCTGAAATAGAACTCCAGCACCAAACCATTGAGGCCCTCAAGGAGAAGATCTACAGATTGGAGGTACAGTTGAAAGAAACCACTCATGAAATGGAAATGGGCAAACTCAAGCTAGAGCTTCAGGTGGCTGGCTCAAGGAAGAAACTGGACAAGGGTTCGCTGGCAAGACCTGAAATGTACAGCACTTCAGTAGAAGCTAAGGTCTCTACAATGAGTCAAGGGGTGGGGAACCATTCAGAATCTTATGACATCAGCACAGGTCATGTAGCACAAACCCACACTGTTGCTGTCTGTTGTAAACCAGAAATAAGGCATTTTGCTGTGGGTCCAGATTTGACAATGGATAGATGGGTTGTACAAGAACATGTGGAGGTTCAAGATAAGTGTGTCGGAACAGATGTTATAATGTGCCATCAGAAAGTTGGGGTAGAAATAAGTAAGTGTGAGGTGGGAGTCAACACGAAGTTGGCTGTGGAAAGCTTAGACCTTTTAAAGACAAAGTCTGAACTGGTAAAAAAATTCAAGTCCATTGGCTGTGGAGATTGCACAGTGGATGTACCGGTTAATCCCATTAAGGAGATGTTGTCCAGAGGCACAGCAACTGACACTGTGTGTAAAATGGACTCCGCTGTAATGATTTTACCAACAGTGTTTTCTCAACATACGAACACCGAAGTAAATACTGTAGATAACTTCACTAACACGGAGAACATTGTTCTCACTGATTCTTGCATTAACACTCAACAAAATTCTGAAGACAAGCAAACAAGTACAGCACCATTAGAGACTCGCACTGTTGCAGTTGGTGATGGACTTGTAAAAGATGTACAAACCACAATAAAGTCCCGCTCCATTGCGGTTGGTACCACGGCTCAAGGTGAGACTACTGAAAAGGTGACTTGGTCCAAAACCAAAGAAATTGGGGTTGGGCTTACTAGTATAGATGAGAACTTTTTGGTTGGTCTTAAGACACGGAGCATAGCTTGTGGCCCTTTTCAACCCTTAAACCAAGAGGTGGAGAAGAGTGTGGCAGTTGGACAAATGATCACTGCTGAGACTCCCATTTCTCAAAACAAAGCTGGTACCCACTTTGACTTGGATCACTATATAGAGAGAGTGCAGAAGCTTCTTCAGGAGCAACAGATGTTGCTGGCTGAGAATTACAGCGAGTTGGCAGATGCATTCGGTCCACCACAACAGTCTCATTTCAACACCATCAACAGCGAACTGGTAACCACCTTATCATCCATCAACTCCGTGATGAAGTATGGCAGCATTGAGGATCTCCCCAACATGGACCTCCTAAGTCTGCAAGCAGAATCTGGTAATGTCAGAAAAG ACTTTCAGAATGCCAGCTCTCCTTTGGTCAGTTCAGAGCTGGAGGTCACTcacacagagagtgtgtgtgctgagggTACAGTGACTCGTGAAGAGAGGGCAGCCGCACAAAAGAGCCATATGGACCAGCAGATGTCAACTGCTCTTCATG GTAGCCAGAACACCCTGAAATCCATCATGAAGAAGAAAGATGGACGCCAGGGTACGAACAGCACCAAAAAGAACCTGCAATTTGTTGGTGTGAATGGAGG GTATGAGTCAACATCAAGCGATGACTCCAGCTCAGAAGAGAGCAGCTCTTCAGGCTCtgagggagaagaagaagaaacagagaggctggaaaaaaacataaaggagAGGAGGAATGATCAGTTTAGCAATGAGAGAGCAGAGGATGTAAAGAGAGATGTGGAAGGTCCTGGCCAGGAGAATCAGGAGACACGAGAGAG gtacGACTTGAGTGAAAAGATGTTGTCTGCATGCTATGTTCTTAAAACTCACCTGAGCGACCCTAAGGCGTTATCCAGTAAAGATGTG AGGACATGCATGAACACGGTGCAGCACGAGTGGTTCCGTGTTTCCAGTCAGAAGACGGCGGTGGCAGCCATGGTGGAGGATTACCTGAACACTTTCCGTAACATCTCGCCCACCCTGCTTCAGCACGTGGTCAACATGGCCGACGGCAATGGCAACACCGCCTTGCACTACAGTGTCTCCCACTCCAACTTCCACATCGTCAAGAAGTTGCTGGATGCAG ATGTCTGCAACGTCAATCAGCAAAACAAGGCAGGCTATACTCCTATCATGCTTGCTGCATTAGCTGCTGTTGAGGCCCCGAAAGACATGAGGGTGGTGGAGGAGCTGTTCAGCAAAGGGGATGTCAATGCAAAAGCCAGCCAG GCCGGTCAGACGGGGCTGATGCTGGCAGTCAGTCACGGCCGGATGGACATGGTGAAGGCACTTCTGGCCTGCGGTGCTGACGTCAACATCCAGGACGATGAGGGTTCCACGGCTCTCATGTGCGCCAGTGAACATGGCCATGTGGAGATAGTCAAGCTGCTGTTGGCCCAGCCAGGCTGCGATGCAACACTTCATGACAAT gATGAAAGTACTGCTCTGTCCATTGCTCTGGAAGCTGGACACAAAGACATTGCAGTGTTGCTGTATGCCCATGTCAACTTCTCCAAAGCACAGTCACCA ggAACACCTCGACTTGGGAGGAAGACTTCTCCAAGTCCTACTAGGAGGGGCATGTTTGATTAA
- the kank1a gene encoding KN motif and ankyrin repeat domain-containing protein 1a isoform X1 has product MAQNTHLNGNPAEKDGGDKEPAAPYCLETPYGYQIDLDFLKYVDDIERGNTIKKLNIQRKPKVTRSVPPPQSGHAEWASTDSLSSSNSDESKQSPVFFATRKQLASIGQIAQVNEAPQAFVNILEAKQQQLPPPSPHLPRHNLQVEKTLMETRRRLEQERLLMQPPATEVPRRRLASFGGMGSSSSLSSYGGSYGASQISPNSNSLQYNGHLVNGEYNLYVTSSMGSSIRHSPLSSGMTTPVTNISPLHLQNIRDQMLVALKRLKELEEQVKTIPILQVKISVLQEEKRQLVSQIKNSKLPGQVQSGGFRKRSYSVGSADQYETVAQLQSGSELQIVESENVEQSSQRLQEFQQLTAEVQALEKNIQDTSMESEHALQQIQHSTNQNVLQRQWSRECKSIAVGADENMNDVVIYRKLPGHRKDVAVGTEQETRSAGVGVTEAMLGMSTEAEAEIELQHQTIEALKEKIYRLEVQLKETTHEMEMGKLKLELQVAGSRKKLDKGSLARPEMYSTSVEAKVSTMSQGVGNHSESYDISTGHVAQTHTVAVCCKPEIRHFAVGPDLTMDRWVVQEHVEVQDKCVGTDVIMCHQKVGVEISKCEVGVNTKLAVESLDLLKTKSELVKKFKSIGCGDCTVDVPVNPIKEMLSRGTATDTVCKMDSAVMILPTVFSQHTNTEVNTVDNFTNTENIVLTDSCINTQQNSEDKQTSTAPLETRTVAVGDGLVKDVQTTIKSRSIAVGTTAQGETTEKVTWSKTKEIGVGLTSIDENFLVGLKTRSIACGPFQPLNQEVEKSVAVGQMITAETPISQNKAGTHFDLDHYIERVQKLLQEQQMLLAENYSELADAFGPPQQSHFNTINSELVTTLSSINSVMKYGSIEDLPNMDLLSLQAESGNVRKDFQNASSPLVSSELEVTHTESVCAEGTVTREERAAAQKSHMDQQMSTALHGSQNTLKSIMKKKDGRQGTNSTKKNLQFVGVNGGYESTSSDDSSSEESSSSGSEGEEEETERLEKNIKERRNDQFSNERAEDVKRDVEGPGQENQETRERYDLSEKMLSACYVLKTHLSDPKALSSKDVRTCMNTVQHEWFRVSSQKTAVAAMVEDYLNTFRNISPTLLQHVVNMADGNGNTALHYSVSHSNFHIVKKLLDADVCNVNQQNKAGYTPIMLAALAAVEAPKDMRVVEELFSKGDVNAKASQAGQTGLMLAVSHGRMDMVKALLACGADVNIQDDEGSTALMCASEHGHVEIVKLLLAQPGCDATLHDNDESTALSIALEAGHKDIAVLLYAHVNFSKAQSPGTPRLGRKTSPSPTRRGMFD; this is encoded by the exons AAAAGGATGGTGGTGACAAGGAACCTGCTGCCCCCTATTGTTTGGAAACCCCATATGGTTATCAGATAGACTTGGACTTCCTCAAGTATGTCGATGACATAGAAAGGGGCAACACCATCAAGAAGCTGAACATTCAGAGAAAGCCAAAAGTGACCAGGTCTGTACCACCTCCCCAGTCTGGACACGCTGAATGGGCTTCTACAGACTCTCTGTCCTCATCCAACAGTGATGAAAGCAAGCAGTCACCAGTCTTCTTTGCAACTCGGAAACAGCTAGCCTCCATAGGCCAAATTGCGCAAGTCAATGAAGCCCCCCAGGCCTTTGTGAACATTCTTGAGGCCAAGCAGCAGCAGCTGCCTCCACCTTCACCCCATCTCCCTCGCCACAACCTCCAGGTGGAGAAAACACTAATGGAGACTCGGAGGCGGCTAGAACAGGAGCGGCTACTCATGCAGCCACCAGCAACTGAGGTACCCCGTCGGCGTCTGGCCAGTTTCGGGGGAATGGGCTCCAGTAGCTCCTTGTCATCCTATGGTGGCTCATATGGGGCAAGCCAAATCTCACCTAATTCAAATTCTCTTCAGTATAATGGACATCTGGTCAATGGTGAATACAATCTTTATGTAACTTCCTCCATGGGCAGCTCAATACGTCACAGCCCATTGAGCTCAGGTATGACCACACCAGTAACTAACATCAGTCCCTTGCACCTTCAGAATATCCGTGACCAGATGCTAGTGGCTCTGAAACGACTTAAAGAGCTTGAGGAGCAGGTGAAAACCATCCCAATCCTTCAAGTTAAAATCTCAGTTTTGCAGGAGGAAAAGAGACAGCTAGTGTCGCAGATAAAGAACTCAAAACTACCTGGGCAGGTACAATCCGGAGGCTTTCGGAAGCGATCCTACAGTGTAGGAAGTGCGGACCAATATGAAACTGTGGCTCAGCTTCAGTCCGGTTCTGAGTTGCAAATTGTCGAATCCGAAAATGTAGAACAGAGCTCACAACGGCTACAGGAGTTTCAGCAACTGACAGCCGAGGTACAGGCTTTAGAGAAAAACATCCAGGACACCAGCATGGAGTCAGAGCATGCATTACAACAAATACAGCACAGTACAAACCAAAATGTTTTGCAAAGACAATGGAGCCGTGAGTGTAAATCCATTGCTGTTGGTGCAGATGAGAACATGAATGATGTAGTAATCTACAGAAAGTTGCCAGGACATAGAAAAGATGTTGCTGTAGGGACTGAGCAGGAAACAAGGAGTGCAGGAGTTGGGGTGACTGAGGCCATGCTGGGCATGAGTACTGAGGCCGAGGCTGAAATAGAACTCCAGCACCAAACCATTGAGGCCCTCAAGGAGAAGATCTACAGATTGGAGGTACAGTTGAAAGAAACCACTCATGAAATGGAAATGGGCAAACTCAAGCTAGAGCTTCAGGTGGCTGGCTCAAGGAAGAAACTGGACAAGGGTTCGCTGGCAAGACCTGAAATGTACAGCACTTCAGTAGAAGCTAAGGTCTCTACAATGAGTCAAGGGGTGGGGAACCATTCAGAATCTTATGACATCAGCACAGGTCATGTAGCACAAACCCACACTGTTGCTGTCTGTTGTAAACCAGAAATAAGGCATTTTGCTGTGGGTCCAGATTTGACAATGGATAGATGGGTTGTACAAGAACATGTGGAGGTTCAAGATAAGTGTGTCGGAACAGATGTTATAATGTGCCATCAGAAAGTTGGGGTAGAAATAAGTAAGTGTGAGGTGGGAGTCAACACGAAGTTGGCTGTGGAAAGCTTAGACCTTTTAAAGACAAAGTCTGAACTGGTAAAAAAATTCAAGTCCATTGGCTGTGGAGATTGCACAGTGGATGTACCGGTTAATCCCATTAAGGAGATGTTGTCCAGAGGCACAGCAACTGACACTGTGTGTAAAATGGACTCCGCTGTAATGATTTTACCAACAGTGTTTTCTCAACATACGAACACCGAAGTAAATACTGTAGATAACTTCACTAACACGGAGAACATTGTTCTCACTGATTCTTGCATTAACACTCAACAAAATTCTGAAGACAAGCAAACAAGTACAGCACCATTAGAGACTCGCACTGTTGCAGTTGGTGATGGACTTGTAAAAGATGTACAAACCACAATAAAGTCCCGCTCCATTGCGGTTGGTACCACGGCTCAAGGTGAGACTACTGAAAAGGTGACTTGGTCCAAAACCAAAGAAATTGGGGTTGGGCTTACTAGTATAGATGAGAACTTTTTGGTTGGTCTTAAGACACGGAGCATAGCTTGTGGCCCTTTTCAACCCTTAAACCAAGAGGTGGAGAAGAGTGTGGCAGTTGGACAAATGATCACTGCTGAGACTCCCATTTCTCAAAACAAAGCTGGTACCCACTTTGACTTGGATCACTATATAGAGAGAGTGCAGAAGCTTCTTCAGGAGCAACAGATGTTGCTGGCTGAGAATTACAGCGAGTTGGCAGATGCATTCGGTCCACCACAACAGTCTCATTTCAACACCATCAACAGCGAACTGGTAACCACCTTATCATCCATCAACTCCGTGATGAAGTATGGCAGCATTGAGGATCTCCCCAACATGGACCTCCTAAGTCTGCAAGCAGAATCTGGTAATGTCAGAAAAG ACTTTCAGAATGCCAGCTCTCCTTTGGTCAGTTCAGAGCTGGAGGTCACTcacacagagagtgtgtgtgctgagggTACAGTGACTCGTGAAGAGAGGGCAGCCGCACAAAAGAGCCATATGGACCAGCAGATGTCAACTGCTCTTCATG GTAGCCAGAACACCCTGAAATCCATCATGAAGAAGAAAGATGGACGCCAGGGTACGAACAGCACCAAAAAGAACCTGCAATTTGTTGGTGTGAATGGAGG GTATGAGTCAACATCAAGCGATGACTCCAGCTCAGAAGAGAGCAGCTCTTCAGGCTCtgagggagaagaagaagaaacagagaggctggaaaaaaacataaaggagAGGAGGAATGATCAGTTTAGCAATGAGAGAGCAGAGGATGTAAAGAGAGATGTGGAAGGTCCTGGCCAGGAGAATCAGGAGACACGAGAGAG gtacGACTTGAGTGAAAAGATGTTGTCTGCATGCTATGTTCTTAAAACTCACCTGAGCGACCCTAAGGCGTTATCCAGTAAAGATGTG AGGACATGCATGAACACGGTGCAGCACGAGTGGTTCCGTGTTTCCAGTCAGAAGACGGCGGTGGCAGCCATGGTGGAGGATTACCTGAACACTTTCCGTAACATCTCGCCCACCCTGCTTCAGCACGTGGTCAACATGGCCGACGGCAATGGCAACACCGCCTTGCACTACAGTGTCTCCCACTCCAACTTCCACATCGTCAAGAAGTTGCTGGATGCAG ATGTCTGCAACGTCAATCAGCAAAACAAGGCAGGCTATACTCCTATCATGCTTGCTGCATTAGCTGCTGTTGAGGCCCCGAAAGACATGAGGGTGGTGGAGGAGCTGTTCAGCAAAGGGGATGTCAATGCAAAAGCCAGCCAG GCCGGTCAGACGGGGCTGATGCTGGCAGTCAGTCACGGCCGGATGGACATGGTGAAGGCACTTCTGGCCTGCGGTGCTGACGTCAACATCCAGGACGATGAGGGTTCCACGGCTCTCATGTGCGCCAGTGAACATGGCCATGTGGAGATAGTCAAGCTGCTGTTGGCCCAGCCAGGCTGCGATGCAACACTTCATGACAAT gATGAAAGTACTGCTCTGTCCATTGCTCTGGAAGCTGGACACAAAGACATTGCAGTGTTGCTGTATGCCCATGTCAACTTCTCCAAAGCACAGTCACCA ggAACACCTCGACTTGGGAGGAAGACTTCTCCAAGTCCTACTAGGAGGGGCATGTTTGATTAA